In the Alteromonas sp. M12 genome, one interval contains:
- a CDS encoding trypsin-like peptidase domain-containing protein, producing MPVWLQFLTKSVALGLIISALILALVPELRRGSGLSFDVFNRSEAEPEKQSYYDAISRSAPAVVNIYSSSIDIVRRRQVNRTSLGSGVIMTQSGYILTCWHVIQNAESTIVGLPDGRRVTAELAGYDELTDLAVLKITADNLQVIPQIEDPQIRVGDVVLAIGNPLNIGQTITQGIISRSGHTITQNFREFIQTDAVMHEGNSGGALVDSNGVLIGINNANFKTLDSQRRVIDVNGIFFAVPYTLARRVMDEIIENGKATHGQLGFTGGIDPNLAGIVVTNVAPGGPAELAGLQQYDIILSMNQVELETLDQTFDMIAKSRPGEQLDLSISRNGKVINIKVTVGEAST from the coding sequence ATACCAGTCTGGCTCCAGTTTTTAACAAAATCCGTCGCTTTGGGATTAATTATCTCAGCGCTTATATTAGCATTAGTGCCAGAACTAAGACGTGGCAGTGGCTTGAGCTTTGATGTATTTAATCGCAGCGAAGCAGAGCCTGAAAAACAAAGTTATTACGACGCAATAAGTCGCTCGGCCCCCGCAGTGGTTAATATATACAGCAGTAGTATTGATATTGTTCGACGTCGGCAAGTAAATCGCACTAGTCTAGGCTCAGGTGTGATAATGACCCAAAGCGGCTACATCCTCACCTGCTGGCATGTTATCCAAAATGCTGAAAGCACTATTGTAGGACTTCCAGACGGACGCCGTGTTACTGCTGAACTTGCGGGATATGATGAACTTACCGACCTAGCAGTGTTAAAAATTACAGCCGATAATTTACAAGTTATTCCGCAAATTGAAGATCCGCAAATTCGCGTCGGTGATGTGGTTTTAGCCATAGGTAACCCATTGAATATTGGCCAGACCATTACCCAAGGCATCATTAGTCGTTCGGGCCACACCATTACCCAAAATTTCAGAGAGTTTATTCAAACCGATGCGGTAATGCATGAAGGTAACTCTGGCGGCGCTTTGGTCGATAGCAACGGCGTTTTAATTGGTATTAATAACGCCAACTTCAAAACTTTGGATAGTCAACGCAGAGTGATTGATGTGAACGGCATCTTTTTCGCGGTACCTTACACATTGGCTCGTCGAGTCATGGATGAAATCATCGAAAATGGTAAGGCAACTCATGGACAACTTGGTTTTACTGGTGGTATCGATCCTAATCTAGCCGGCATAGTTGTTACCAACGTTGCCCCTGGAGGCCCTGCTGAATTGGCAGGTTTACAACAATACGATATCATTTTATCGATGAATCAAGTTGAGTTAGAAACATTGGATCAAACTTTCGACATGATTGCGAAAAGCCGCCCTGGTGAACAATTAGATTTGTCGATATCTCGCAATGGTAAAGTTATCAATATTAAAGTGACGGTTGGCGAAGCTAGCACTTAA
- a CDS encoding DegQ family serine endoprotease yields the protein MKKVVNRFILTTAIVVGAASIAMSANAALPFFSSDKNEVPTLAPMLEETTPAIVSIAVEGTQVSRQRVPEMFRHFFGGSDEQVQERPFKGLGSGVIIDAKKGYVVTNNHVVDNANEITVKLTDGRELKAKKLGADEQSDIALLQIEAEDLQAVPLANSDKLRVGDFVVAIGNPFGLNQTVTSGIVSALGRSGLNIGGYEDFIQTDAAINRGNSGGALVNLRGELIGINTAIFGPNGGNVGIGFAIPSNMMKSLVDQIIEFGEVRRGLLGVIGQDVDAGLADAMNLDVNKGAFVSEVSPDSAAEKGGIESGDIITHINGLAVSSFQELRAKIGTMGAGSEVELTIMRKGKSRNIDVTLGDATGAVVAAREIHPALEGATLTNGKTVRGNDGVVISEIQNRSPAASIGLQDGDVIVGVNRARVTTVADLRRQMDEAQGVIALNVQRGKTSLYLVIR from the coding sequence ATGAAAAAAGTTGTTAATCGTTTCATACTTACCACCGCTATTGTTGTTGGAGCAGCGTCCATCGCTATGTCGGCCAACGCCGCTTTGCCATTTTTTTCTTCCGACAAAAATGAAGTGCCGACCTTGGCTCCGATGCTAGAGGAAACTACTCCAGCTATCGTCAGTATCGCAGTAGAAGGCACGCAAGTTTCAAGGCAACGTGTGCCTGAAATGTTTCGTCATTTTTTTGGTGGTTCAGATGAACAAGTTCAAGAACGACCTTTTAAAGGATTAGGCTCTGGGGTCATCATTGATGCCAAAAAAGGCTACGTAGTGACTAATAATCATGTAGTCGACAACGCCAACGAAATTACTGTCAAACTAACAGATGGTAGAGAGTTAAAGGCCAAAAAACTCGGTGCTGATGAGCAAAGTGATATCGCCTTGCTTCAAATTGAAGCTGAAGATTTACAAGCCGTTCCATTGGCAAACTCTGATAAATTGCGAGTTGGCGATTTTGTTGTAGCCATTGGTAACCCTTTTGGTCTAAATCAAACAGTGACCTCAGGTATCGTCAGTGCATTAGGGCGTTCTGGTTTAAATATTGGTGGTTACGAGGACTTCATTCAAACTGATGCGGCCATTAACCGAGGTAATTCTGGTGGTGCATTAGTTAACCTTCGTGGTGAGTTAATTGGTATCAATACCGCTATTTTCGGACCAAATGGTGGCAACGTAGGTATCGGTTTTGCGATTCCCAGCAACATGATGAAAAGCCTAGTAGATCAAATTATTGAGTTTGGTGAGGTTCGTCGTGGCTTACTGGGTGTGATTGGTCAAGATGTAGATGCTGGATTGGCAGATGCGATGAACCTTGACGTCAATAAAGGTGCCTTCGTGAGTGAAGTTAGCCCAGATTCAGCAGCCGAAAAAGGTGGCATAGAATCAGGCGATATTATCACTCATATCAACGGTTTGGCGGTTAGCAGCTTCCAGGAATTACGCGCCAAAATAGGCACTATGGGTGCTGGTTCTGAAGTTGAATTAACGATTATGCGTAAAGGCAAATCTCGTAACATTGACGTCACTCTTGGTGATGCTACTGGCGCAGTGGTTGCTGCCCGAGAAATCCACCCGGCTTTGGAAGGAGCAACCTTAACTAATGGTAAAACCGTACGCGGTAACGATGGTGTGGTTATCTCCGAAATACAAAACCGCTCACCTGCAGCCAGTATTGGTTTGCAAGATGGCGACGTGATAGTCGGTGTTAATAGAGCCAGAGTAACTACAGTGGCTGACTTACGCAGACAAATGGACGAAGCACAGGGTGTAATAGCATTAAATGTTCAACGTGGTAAGACCTCGTTGTATTTAGTAATTCGATAG
- a CDS encoding DUF1043 family protein, protein MDWIVGLLLLVVGMILGFFISKFFADRKLADQNSKQNENTVREVMAQNATDHIGQTRNIVTALQNQCESLSEQLDAFESAIERTQADDGEKLTYFGEQASVYIGHQQSKHKRKSENTEFQPKDFSGERTGLFTDAKNKQVVDEK, encoded by the coding sequence ATGGACTGGATAGTAGGGTTATTGCTATTGGTTGTAGGCATGATTTTAGGATTTTTTATCTCAAAATTCTTTGCTGATCGAAAATTAGCGGATCAAAATTCGAAACAAAACGAAAATACAGTTAGGGAAGTGATGGCGCAAAACGCCACTGATCACATTGGTCAAACTCGCAATATCGTAACGGCTTTACAAAATCAGTGTGAGAGTTTATCAGAACAACTTGATGCATTTGAAAGTGCGATTGAGAGAACACAGGCAGATGATGGTGAAAAGTTAACTTACTTTGGTGAACAGGCATCGGTATATATCGGTCATCAACAATCGAAGCATAAACGCAAATCTGAAAATACTGAATTTCAACCCAAAGACTTTTCAGGTGAAAGGACTGGACTGTTTACTGACGCAAAAAATAAGCAAGTCGTCGACGAGAAGTAA
- the zapE gene encoding cell division protein ZapE, whose protein sequence is MYMKTPWEKYQQDLKEPEFHFDAAQENAVKELQRLFDELTQPQKKRTWRVKLASKFGKGMHKPSIQGLYFWGGVGRGKTYLVDTFYDCLPFKNKMRIHFHRFMHRVHEELKSLGGESDPLKIVANIFAKETKVICFDEFFVSDITDAMILGTLMQELFARGICLVATSNIIPDELYRNGLQRARFLPAIELINQNCRIVNVDSGVDYRMRTLEQAEIFHYPLDKAANQNLEKYFAQLAPEIGGIKRDIEIEGRKIPSIKDADGIVMFEFRALCDGPRSQNDYMELSQCYHTVLLANVEQMGKEIDDVARRFIAMVDEFYERNVKLIISAAVPMEQLYSQGQLNFEFKRCLSRLKEMQSHDYLATQHLP, encoded by the coding sequence ATGTATATGAAAACGCCTTGGGAAAAATACCAACAGGACCTTAAAGAGCCTGAATTTCATTTCGATGCCGCTCAAGAGAACGCGGTAAAAGAATTACAGCGACTATTTGATGAGCTAACACAGCCCCAAAAGAAACGCACTTGGAGAGTAAAGCTTGCCAGTAAATTTGGTAAAGGGATGCATAAGCCGAGTATCCAAGGGCTATATTTCTGGGGTGGTGTAGGGCGCGGCAAAACATACTTAGTGGACACGTTTTACGATTGTTTACCGTTCAAAAATAAAATGCGTATTCACTTTCATCGATTTATGCATCGTGTACACGAAGAACTAAAATCCCTTGGTGGAGAAAGCGACCCGTTAAAGATTGTTGCGAATATTTTTGCAAAAGAAACCAAAGTCATCTGTTTTGATGAATTTTTTGTGTCAGATATCACTGATGCGATGATTTTAGGTACTTTGATGCAAGAACTCTTTGCTCGCGGAATTTGTTTAGTGGCCACTTCCAATATCATTCCTGATGAGCTTTATCGTAATGGCTTACAACGGGCTAGATTCTTACCTGCGATTGAATTGATAAACCAAAATTGTCGAATTGTGAATGTAGACTCCGGTGTGGATTATCGAATGCGCACCTTGGAACAGGCCGAGATATTTCACTATCCATTAGATAAAGCAGCCAATCAAAACTTAGAAAAGTACTTCGCCCAATTAGCGCCTGAAATAGGGGGTATTAAACGGGATATTGAAATTGAAGGACGCAAAATCCCTTCGATTAAAGACGCGGATGGAATAGTGATGTTTGAATTTCGCGCCCTATGTGACGGTCCCCGAAGCCAAAATGATTACATGGAATTAAGTCAATGTTACCACACAGTGCTGTTGGCTAATGTTGAACAAATGGGCAAGGAAATTGATGACGTTGCACGACGATTCATTGCAATGGTTGATGAATTTTACGAACGAAATGTTAAGTTGATTATTTCTGCAGCTGTTCCAATGGAGCAATTATACAGTCAGGGACAATTAAATTTTGAGTTTAAACGCTGTTTAAGTCGGCTTAAAGAAATGCAGTCTCATGACTATTTAGCGACACAACATTTGCCCTAG
- a CDS encoding YebC/PmpR family DNA-binding transcriptional regulator yields the protein MGRKFEVRKVAMAKTAGAKTKVYSKYGKEIYVVAKNGGTDPQANLSLRRLIDKAKKDQVPSHVIDKAIDKAAGGAGEDYVPARYEGFGPGGCMVIVDCLTDNHNRTITDVRNCFTKTGSKLGVEGTVGHMFDHQAVFAFPGDDEDAVLEVLMEADVDVTEVECEDGIVTVYAPHTEFNSTRTALTEDNPEIQFEAEEITFIPQTESTVSGEDVAVFDKFMDMLEDCDDVQHVYHNAVVERE from the coding sequence ATGGGAAGAAAGTTCGAAGTTCGTAAAGTCGCTATGGCGAAAACAGCCGGAGCAAAAACTAAAGTTTATTCTAAATACGGTAAAGAAATTTATGTGGTAGCTAAAAACGGTGGGACCGATCCACAGGCCAATTTATCGCTACGTAGATTAATTGATAAAGCTAAAAAAGACCAAGTTCCTAGTCATGTAATTGATAAAGCAATTGATAAAGCCGCCGGTGGTGCAGGTGAAGATTACGTGCCTGCAAGATATGAAGGTTTTGGGCCTGGTGGCTGCATGGTGATAGTTGATTGTCTAACCGATAATCATAATCGCACGATCACTGATGTACGTAATTGTTTTACTAAAACAGGTTCAAAATTGGGAGTTGAAGGAACAGTCGGCCACATGTTTGATCATCAAGCTGTGTTTGCGTTTCCAGGCGACGATGAAGATGCCGTTTTAGAAGTGTTAATGGAAGCAGATGTGGATGTAACAGAAGTTGAGTGTGAAGATGGCATTGTTACTGTTTACGCTCCCCATACTGAATTCAACAGTACTCGCACAGCATTGACCGAAGACAATCCTGAAATTCAATTCGAGGCTGAAGAAATTACCTTTATCCCACAAACAGAATCAACCGTCAGTGGGGAGGATGTTGCTGTGTTTGATAAATTTATGGATATGCTAGAGGACTGCGACGATGTTCAACATGTTTATCACAATGCGGTTGTTGAACGTGAATGA
- a CDS encoding PEP-CTERM sorting domain-containing protein, whose product MKFKNFSVAVLMYIFYSQSSFAGLIEGPELTQNNTGWTNNGISFTALQDSTLTSFVYNNQGLADTVLLVDELGGILQSIDIAAGNTEQLINVSWALMAGDIYGLLATQEYGDNGRWVNTSYPVANTDISVNGYAKNGLGSVVGTDHWFHFTDIATNEGSEIPEPTSIAILGLGLSFFAFRRNRKDLNFK is encoded by the coding sequence ATGAAATTTAAAAATTTTAGTGTTGCTGTTTTGATGTATATTTTTTATTCACAATCTTCTTTCGCAGGGTTAATAGAAGGTCCTGAGTTGACCCAAAATAATACTGGTTGGACTAATAATGGTATATCATTTACTGCTTTACAGGACTCTACGCTTACTAGCTTTGTATATAACAACCAAGGGTTGGCGGATACAGTTTTATTAGTCGATGAGCTAGGTGGAATCTTACAGTCAATTGATATAGCTGCCGGGAATACAGAACAACTAATAAATGTTTCATGGGCTTTGATGGCCGGTGATATTTACGGGCTATTGGCAACGCAAGAGTATGGCGATAATGGGCGTTGGGTTAATACATCATACCCAGTTGCAAATACAGACATTTCTGTTAATGGATACGCTAAAAATGGCCTAGGTTCAGTTGTTGGTACAGATCATTGGTTCCATTTCACTGACATTGCTACTAACGAAGGGTCTGAGATTCCTGAACCAACGAGTATTGCGATATTAGGATTAGGGCTCAGTTTCTTTGCCTTCAGACGCAATAGAAAAGATTTAAACTTTAAATAA
- a CDS encoding S1 family peptidase, whose translation MIALMLALVIVSMRSVSATDSKPHWWYRLHVSNQPTCVAVAVEEHWLITPWHCVQLPGQFQTFEKKTLFVKGVDGKSIKIKKVITPHNRYRHLGDIQGRDIALLQLNTKLEKWLPLSQHVKRLKAPLTVALIDSQRVHFLKITPLQIENKLILTSNITCKGDSGVPLIDEHHTLVAIASWHSGRRCNETGNISFFNRVDIFSSWIHNQIGNPVN comes from the coding sequence GTGATAGCTCTCATGCTGGCACTCGTTATTGTCAGCATGAGGTCAGTTTCAGCTACTGATAGCAAGCCGCACTGGTGGTATCGCTTGCATGTGTCTAACCAGCCCACTTGTGTCGCTGTGGCAGTGGAAGAACACTGGCTTATTACGCCCTGGCATTGTGTACAATTACCAGGACAATTCCAAACATTCGAAAAAAAAACATTGTTTGTTAAAGGGGTGGACGGAAAGAGTATCAAGATAAAAAAAGTAATTACTCCACATAATCGATATCGCCACTTAGGTGACATACAAGGCAGGGACATTGCACTTTTACAATTAAATACAAAGTTAGAGAAATGGCTCCCTTTAAGCCAACATGTAAAACGTCTAAAAGCTCCCTTAACGGTAGCTTTAATCGATAGCCAAAGGGTTCACTTTCTTAAAATCACTCCGCTTCAAATAGAAAATAAGCTGATACTTACATCAAACATTACTTGCAAGGGGGACTCTGGTGTACCTTTAATAGACGAACACCACACTCTAGTAGCAATTGCCTCTTGGCATTCTGGACGGCGTTGCAACGAAACAGGCAATATATCTTTTTTTAATCGGGTAGATATTTTCTCAAGTTGGATACACAACCAAATCGGAAATCCGGTAAATTAA
- a CDS encoding VCBS domain-containing protein, whose translation MFKKKLIPLVVATALVGCTGDDKAELDGNTRGSVAISGSDFFAGATLSATVTDADGIDGEITYAWSTGVTGDTYTITEADEGTVVSVSANYTDNAGFTEGVGASTPMINPTLNVTANVVKGPVSGASCDIFAIDDDGAAVSPAQATATTADTGEVTFSDVHFEGYGLVSCTGGTYTDESTGEILDAPMLRAVVDVVENIIDENGVVQPPPTYVVSPLTEMAVQSAGADLNSFATVIDAINARFGIRFDVTEVAPTTVGVDALGADGADNADRYGSVLALLSQLDADDADKDLAAILADLVADIADGTYSEATLDAFEMAQTNLQTTSEVASDVDVSLLDAIGAAVGYNNDPVVAIIGGVLSATVQNTETDTYTASATVTDPNFEEDAFIAQTDVVLDYGTFSITEDGEWSYTVDTTNDTVASLEVGSSVNDIITISTIDGTTADIDVRIAALTQVVKISDTGDDTGEIRFGVNNLRQGKLSASFSKEAALGSDGNNKDAYISLYGSSGSSSESLIDLRIQGSQTDADGNPIDPRFLVRNTDSDDYPGIMITAPFVEEQFYNVEIAWDLDAAEQLTVTIDGEVIGGGSFSTAAVVDSDFTDLDQWFADGVQVIQFRFGDNSRTIPFGSFYVDNIEVYSDTDGTVSVFEDDFENYDEGDTLNGDSSLYGLAIYSEVVVFDVGDGSAEPTPAAFFDLTATVASDTTVPLTGTVSVIDPDAGEAFIIESTITGTYGVLTILEDGSWTYTLDTADPTIAALEVGQRETDTITIESVDGTTAELVITINGTIVVDTGSDKAVRITDSSTEDAGELRYKPDEAILKGRMTATIQREAGAKAEDPSEDAQIAIFGSSTSTSNAMAYISLDISGDDYDLRADGSSSGGGSTAGFQEGQDIDFEISWDATSASDTVAPLVTVTIDGQVAFEGEFSSPSADLGSVQGGVETIFFRIGGTSDVTAFGLLVDDFTVYSSDSGSEVEVFTDDFESYTVGNSLDPNADTADTAPIADAIVEASTPYDSNSFEAFVVETGSTEENSQFAIITDSSSEDAGELRFKPDDAIVKGRFTATVQREAGAKAEDPSEDAQIAIFGSSTSTSNAMAYISLDISGDDYDLRADGSSSGGGSTAGFQEGQDIDFEISWDASAANDTVAPLVTVTIDGQVAFEGEFSSPSADLGSVQGGVETIFFRIGGTSDVTAFGLMVDDFKVYSSDSGSEVEVFSDSFETYTVGNSLDPNADTADTAPIAGAIVEANTPYDSNSFEVVVGER comes from the coding sequence ATGTTTAAGAAAAAACTTATACCCCTTGTTGTCGCCACAGCCTTGGTTGGTTGTACCGGTGATGATAAGGCTGAGTTGGATGGCAATACTCGCGGAAGTGTCGCAATCTCCGGTAGTGATTTTTTTGCCGGTGCCACACTATCAGCAACGGTGACTGATGCAGATGGAATTGATGGCGAGATCACTTATGCCTGGTCTACAGGCGTAACTGGCGATACTTATACTATTACCGAAGCAGACGAAGGTACGGTTGTCTCTGTGTCTGCTAATTATACCGACAACGCAGGTTTCACTGAAGGCGTGGGTGCATCCACTCCGATGATAAACCCGACTTTAAATGTCACTGCTAACGTAGTGAAGGGCCCTGTAAGTGGCGCAAGCTGCGACATATTTGCAATAGATGATGATGGTGCGGCAGTCTCCCCTGCACAAGCCACCGCAACGACAGCAGATACAGGTGAAGTAACCTTTAGCGACGTTCATTTTGAAGGCTACGGTCTTGTTTCCTGTACTGGTGGTACTTATACCGACGAATCAACAGGTGAAATTTTAGATGCACCAATGCTAAGAGCTGTGGTGGATGTTGTTGAAAATATAATTGATGAGAATGGCGTGGTACAGCCACCACCTACCTATGTTGTCTCTCCTTTGACTGAAATGGCGGTGCAATCAGCAGGCGCTGATTTAAATAGTTTTGCTACTGTGATTGATGCGATTAATGCCCGTTTTGGCATTCGTTTTGATGTAACAGAAGTTGCGCCTACAACAGTGGGGGTCGATGCCCTTGGTGCAGATGGAGCAGATAATGCCGACAGATATGGTTCAGTATTAGCCCTTTTGTCACAGTTAGATGCTGACGATGCCGATAAAGATTTGGCTGCGATTTTAGCTGACCTTGTTGCTGACATCGCTGACGGTACCTATTCCGAAGCTACCTTAGATGCATTTGAAATGGCGCAAACCAACCTGCAAACTACCTCCGAAGTTGCGAGTGATGTTGACGTAAGTCTACTAGACGCAATCGGTGCAGCAGTTGGTTACAATAACGATCCTGTTGTAGCAATCATCGGTGGTGTATTGAGTGCTACTGTACAAAATACTGAAACTGACACTTATACAGCTTCGGCAACAGTCACAGATCCCAATTTTGAAGAAGACGCTTTCATTGCGCAAACAGACGTCGTACTTGATTATGGAACTTTCAGTATTACCGAAGATGGTGAATGGTCTTATACAGTTGATACCACAAATGACACAGTGGCTAGCCTTGAAGTAGGCAGCTCAGTCAACGATATCATCACTATATCAACCATTGATGGTACCACTGCCGATATCGACGTTCGTATTGCAGCGCTTACTCAAGTGGTTAAAATTTCCGATACCGGTGATGACACAGGTGAGATTAGATTTGGCGTGAATAATTTACGTCAAGGTAAGCTTAGCGCTTCGTTCTCTAAAGAAGCGGCACTTGGTAGCGATGGCAATAATAAAGATGCGTATATCTCACTTTATGGCTCATCTGGAAGTTCTAGTGAGTCGCTCATTGATTTACGTATTCAAGGAAGCCAAACTGACGCTGACGGCAATCCTATCGACCCACGCTTCTTAGTGCGTAACACCGATAGTGACGATTACCCCGGCATCATGATTACTGCCCCATTCGTGGAAGAGCAGTTTTATAATGTTGAAATTGCTTGGGATTTGGACGCTGCTGAACAATTAACAGTCACTATCGACGGTGAAGTTATCGGTGGTGGTTCTTTCTCAACAGCGGCCGTTGTTGATTCAGATTTCACAGATTTAGACCAATGGTTTGCAGATGGTGTGCAAGTTATCCAATTCAGATTTGGTGATAACAGCAGAACGATTCCTTTTGGTTCTTTCTATGTTGATAACATTGAAGTGTATTCCGACACAGATGGCACTGTAAGTGTATTTGAAGATGATTTTGAAAATTATGATGAAGGCGATACATTAAATGGTGACAGCAGCCTTTACGGTTTAGCTATCTACTCTGAAGTTGTAGTATTTGATGTAGGCGATGGCTCTGCAGAGCCTACTCCTGCAGCTTTCTTCGATTTGACAGCTACTGTTGCAAGCGATACCACTGTGCCCTTAACAGGTACTGTGAGCGTGATCGATCCAGATGCAGGTGAAGCCTTTATCATTGAATCCACGATTACAGGCACTTACGGCGTGCTGACAATACTAGAAGATGGTTCATGGACTTATACCCTTGATACTGCCGATCCAACAATCGCAGCCCTTGAAGTAGGCCAACGTGAAACCGATACCATTACCATTGAATCTGTCGATGGCACTACCGCGGAACTAGTCATCACTATAAACGGTACCATAGTGGTCGACACCGGCTCAGACAAGGCTGTTAGAATCACCGACTCTTCAACTGAAGATGCGGGCGAACTACGCTATAAGCCTGATGAAGCTATTTTGAAAGGTAGAATGACCGCAACGATACAAAGAGAAGCGGGCGCTAAGGCTGAAGACCCATCTGAAGATGCACAAATAGCGATATTTGGCTCTAGTACCAGTACTAGTAACGCAATGGCATATATCTCACTAGATATTAGTGGTGATGATTACGACCTACGCGCTGATGGTTCTTCTAGTGGTGGCGGTTCTACTGCTGGTTTCCAAGAAGGTCAAGATATTGATTTCGAAATCTCTTGGGATGCAACATCGGCAAGTGACACTGTTGCGCCACTGGTTACTGTTACCATTGACGGTCAAGTCGCCTTTGAAGGTGAGTTCTCTTCACCCAGCGCAGATCTAGGTAGCGTGCAAGGCGGAGTTGAAACTATCTTCTTTAGAATCGGCGGCACCAGTGATGTAACCGCTTTTGGTTTGCTTGTTGATGACTTTACGGTTTACTCATCAGACTCAGGTTCAGAAGTTGAAGTATTTACTGACGATTTTGAAAGCTATACAGTTGGTAACTCGTTAGATCCTAATGCAGATACTGCTGACACTGCACCAATCGCAGATGCAATCGTTGAAGCCAGTACGCCATACGATAGCAACTCATTTGAAGCTTTTGTGGTGGAAACGGGTAGTACAGAGGAAAATAGTCAGTTTGCAATTATTACTGACTCCTCGTCTGAAGATGCAGGTGAGTTAAGATTTAAGCCTGATGATGCCATTGTAAAAGGCAGATTCACCGCGACGGTACAAAGAGAAGCCGGCGCAAAGGCTGAAGACCCTTCTGAAGATGCACAAATAGCGATATTTGGCTCTAGTACCAGTACTAGTAACGCAATGGCATATATCTCACTAGATATTAGTGGTGATGATTACGACCTACGCGCAGATGGTTCTTCTAGTGGTGGCGGTTCTACTGCTGGTTTCCAAGAAGGTCAAGATATTGATTTCGAAATCTCATGGGATGCTTCAGCTGCAAACGATACAGTTGCCCCATTGGTTACCGTAACCATTGACGGTCAAGTCGCCTTTGAAGGTGAGTTCTCTTCACCCAGCGCTGATCTAGGTAGCGTGCAAGGCGGGGTTGAAACTATCTTCTTTAGAATCGGCGGCACCAGTGATGTAACCGCTTTTGGTTTGATGGTTGATGATTTCAAAGTGTATTCATCAGACTCAGGTTCGGAAGTTGAAGTGTTTAGCGATAGTTTTGAAACCTATACAGTAGGCAATTCATTGGATCCTAATGCAGATACTGCTGACACTGCACCAATCGCAGGTGCAATCGTTGAAGCTAATACACCCTATGATAGCAACTCATTTGAAGTGGTAGTGGGAGAAAGATAA